The proteins below come from a single Arthrobacter crystallopoietes genomic window:
- a CDS encoding HAD family hydrolase, producing MPTPPDHPGGSPGQRQDARLPASVPRQWTGSPTVAGTLSPFDAVIFDLDGVVTDTASVHRTAWKKLFDTVLADARILETSAADPFQDSDYFTFIEWHVATPHISILRYQSI from the coding sequence ATGCCAACGCCTCCTGACCACCCCGGCGGCAGCCCGGGCCAAAGGCAGGACGCACGGTTGCCGGCGTCCGTCCCGCGGCAGTGGACCGGCTCCCCGACCGTTGCGGGCACCCTCTCGCCCTTCGACGCGGTGATCTTCGACCTCGACGGTGTCGTCACGGACACCGCTTCTGTTCACCGCACCGCATGGAAGAAACTGTTCGACACCGTTCTCGCCGATGCCCGGATACTGGAAACTTCCGCAGCTGATCCTTTCCAGGACAGCGACTACTTCACTTTCATCGAGTGGCATGTCGCCACCCCGCACATAAGCATCCTCCGATACCAATCGATTTAA
- a CDS encoding MBL fold metallo-hydrolase — protein MLLERIYDEDLAQAGYFIGCQRKGEAVVVDARRDTDVYLDLAKANGMKIVAVAETHIHADYLSGTRELAAATGADIYVSGEGGTDWQYGFDGMRLSDGDGISVGNITVQALHTPGHTPEHLSFLVTDGAFSDQPGYLLSGDFVFAGDLGRPDLLDEAAGGVDTRFEGAKQLFVSLRNKFLALPDHVQVYPGHGSGSACGKALGAIPSTTVGYERLYSWWGKYLEANDEQGFIDELLDGQPDAHAYFGRMKRQNRLGPEIMGERAPLPELDNQAIAADLAADKVTFVDTRPNGQVHEGTVAGALNIPAGNKAASFGAWAYDPETDNRPLVLLAPDQNAAQKMWDHLVRVGIDNVTGYTTGLDGLPITVPALLRPEDLESFDAALVLDVRNKTEHTAGHIPGSEQLSAGRVLWHRDKLPAEGTIVTYCQSGVRNSVAATALRRAGYDVVELDGSYAGWEAWKNAGADTPVR, from the coding sequence ATGCTGCTCGAGCGAATTTATGACGAGGATCTGGCCCAGGCCGGCTATTTCATCGGCTGCCAGCGCAAGGGCGAGGCCGTGGTGGTCGACGCCCGCCGTGACACCGACGTGTATCTCGACCTGGCCAAGGCCAACGGGATGAAGATCGTCGCGGTGGCGGAGACGCACATCCACGCCGACTACCTCTCGGGCACCCGCGAACTGGCCGCGGCCACCGGCGCGGACATCTATGTTTCCGGTGAAGGCGGCACGGACTGGCAGTATGGCTTCGACGGCATGCGGCTCAGCGACGGCGATGGGATTTCGGTCGGAAACATTACCGTCCAGGCCCTGCACACCCCCGGGCACACCCCGGAGCACCTCTCCTTCCTGGTCACCGACGGCGCCTTCAGCGACCAGCCAGGCTACCTGCTCTCCGGCGATTTCGTGTTCGCCGGCGACCTGGGCCGTCCGGACCTGCTCGACGAGGCGGCCGGCGGCGTCGACACCCGCTTCGAAGGCGCGAAGCAGCTCTTCGTCAGCCTGCGCAACAAGTTCCTGGCGTTGCCGGACCACGTCCAGGTGTACCCGGGCCACGGATCAGGAAGCGCCTGCGGCAAGGCTTTGGGCGCGATCCCGTCGACCACGGTCGGCTACGAGCGCCTCTACTCCTGGTGGGGCAAGTACCTGGAGGCCAACGACGAACAGGGCTTCATCGACGAACTGCTCGACGGCCAACCCGACGCGCACGCGTACTTCGGGCGGATGAAGCGCCAGAACCGCCTCGGCCCCGAGATCATGGGCGAACGCGCACCTCTGCCCGAACTGGACAACCAAGCGATCGCCGCGGACCTGGCCGCGGACAAGGTGACCTTCGTCGATACCCGTCCCAACGGGCAGGTCCATGAAGGGACCGTGGCCGGCGCGCTGAACATCCCGGCCGGCAACAAAGCCGCCAGTTTCGGCGCCTGGGCCTATGACCCGGAGACGGACAACCGCCCGCTGGTCCTGCTCGCGCCGGACCAGAACGCCGCACAAAAGATGTGGGACCACCTTGTGCGCGTCGGCATCGACAATGTGACCGGATACACCACGGGCCTGGACGGGCTGCCGATCACGGTTCCGGCACTGCTTCGTCCCGAGGACCTCGAAAGCTTCGATGCCGCCCTGGTGCTGGACGTGCGGAACAAAACCGAACACACTGCCGGGCACATCCCCGGCTCCGAACAGCTCAGCGCCGGCCGGGTGCTCTGGCACCGGGACAAGCTTCCGGCCGAGGGAACCATCGTGACGTACTGCCAGAGCGGGGTGCGTAACTCTGTGGCCGCCACCGCCCTGCGCCGTGCAGGGTACGACGTTGTCGAGCTCGACGGCAGCTACGCCGGGTGGGAAGCCTGGAAGAACGCCGGAGCGGACACCCCGGTCCGCTAG
- a CDS encoding MFS transporter, producing the protein MGSLEERRSGHPGPLATTHTIRDGSARTCGPNQDLTDRQILLQTSLREPALSSASLAGLVNNLNFGLSWGLFPLLFATAGLPAAQIGLLFALYPGVWGAGQLVTGALSDRIGRKHLITAGMALQAAALAVIAASDAFTGWAAGTGLLGAGTAMVYPTLLAVVGDVAHPAWRGRAVGIYRVWRDLGYAVGAVLGGIIADLMGLHAAVWAAAALSAGTAAVVAARMYETLPPRTR; encoded by the coding sequence GTGGGAAGCCTGGAAGAACGCCGGAGCGGACACCCCGGTCCGCTAGCCACTACCCACACAATTCGTGATGGGTCCGCACGAACGTGCGGGCCCAATCAGGACCTGACCGACCGGCAAATCCTGCTGCAGACCAGCCTGCGGGAACCGGCCCTGTCATCTGCCAGCCTGGCCGGCCTGGTCAACAACCTCAACTTCGGCCTCTCCTGGGGCCTGTTCCCGCTCCTCTTCGCCACCGCCGGCCTGCCGGCGGCACAGATCGGACTGCTGTTCGCGCTCTACCCCGGCGTCTGGGGAGCGGGCCAACTGGTCACCGGAGCCTTGTCAGACAGGATCGGCAGGAAACACCTGATCACGGCGGGCATGGCACTGCAGGCCGCAGCCCTGGCGGTCATCGCGGCCTCCGATGCGTTCACCGGCTGGGCCGCAGGAACGGGGCTGCTGGGAGCCGGCACGGCGATGGTTTACCCGACGCTGCTGGCCGTGGTCGGAGACGTCGCCCACCCGGCGTGGCGCGGCCGGGCGGTCGGGATCTACCGGGTCTGGCGCGACCTCGGCTACGCCGTCGGCGCCGTCCTGGGCGGAATCATCGCGGACCTCATGGGCCTGCACGCCGCCGTCTGGGCAGCGGCGGCCCTCAGCGCAGGCACCGCGGCCGTCGTGGCCGCCAGGATGTACGAAACGCTCCCGCCCCGGACCCGGTAG
- a CDS encoding metal-sensitive transcriptional regulator, with product MQLDTTELTPVINRLKRAQGQLAAVTRMLEEGRDCKDVVTQLAAVSKALDRAGFAIISTGLEQCLAKQDNSLDKKELEKLFLSLA from the coding sequence ATGCAGCTCGACACCACCGAACTCACCCCGGTCATCAACCGGCTCAAGCGCGCGCAGGGCCAGCTTGCCGCCGTAACGCGCATGCTGGAGGAGGGCCGCGACTGCAAGGACGTCGTCACCCAGCTCGCCGCCGTATCCAAAGCGCTGGACCGGGCGGGCTTCGCCATCATCTCCACCGGTCTCGAGCAGTGCCTGGCCAAGCAGGACAACTCCCTCGACAAGAAGGAGCTGGAAAAGCTGTTCCTCTCTCTGGCCTGA
- a CDS encoding rhodanese-like domain-containing protein — MASKTSTVTALDAQTLREWLDQHEDLIVIDVRSAAEFETMHIRGSYNVPLPLLSEHTDELAERLGARVVLVCQSGVRAEQARQRLGTVGIGSARVLTGGVPGFAAAGGDVVRSAQHWDLERQVRMAAGTLVVGGLLAGKFVSPKLRLLAGAIGTGLTFSAATNTCAMGKALSKMPWNKTAAEPTAKSAIGQLPAASA; from the coding sequence TTGGCTTCCAAAACTTCCACCGTGACCGCCCTCGACGCGCAGACCCTGCGTGAGTGGCTGGATCAGCACGAGGACCTGATCGTGATCGATGTGCGCTCCGCCGCCGAGTTCGAAACCATGCACATCCGCGGTTCCTACAACGTGCCGCTGCCGCTGCTCTCCGAGCACACGGACGAGCTCGCCGAACGACTCGGCGCCCGGGTGGTTCTGGTCTGCCAGTCCGGCGTCCGCGCCGAGCAGGCCCGCCAGCGCCTGGGCACCGTAGGGATCGGCTCGGCCCGTGTGCTCACCGGCGGCGTCCCCGGTTTCGCTGCCGCCGGCGGCGACGTTGTCCGCAGCGCCCAGCACTGGGACCTCGAACGCCAGGTCCGCATGGCGGCCGGCACCCTCGTGGTCGGCGGACTGCTCGCGGGCAAGTTCGTTTCCCCCAAGCTGCGCCTCCTCGCCGGCGCCATCGGCACCGGCCTGACCTTCTCCGCGGCCACCAACACCTGCGCCATGGGCAAAGCCCTGTCCAAGATGCCGTGGAACAAGACTGCAGCCGAGCCCACCGCCAAGAGTGCCATCGGCCAACTACCCGCCGCTTCCGCCTGA
- a CDS encoding rhodanese-like domain-containing protein, whose protein sequence is MAETTVQDTNDRRTRDQIIDVREDFETAEGMIPEALHIPMGDLNARITELDRTRPVIAVCRSGNRSARVADALNAAGYTADTMTGGMTDWQAAGLPVR, encoded by the coding sequence ATGGCCGAAACCACCGTCCAGGACACCAATGACCGCCGCACCCGCGACCAAATCATCGATGTCCGCGAAGATTTCGAAACCGCCGAGGGCATGATCCCCGAAGCCCTGCACATCCCCATGGGTGACCTCAACGCCCGCATCACGGAGCTCGACCGCACCCGCCCCGTTATCGCGGTCTGCCGCAGCGGAAACCGCAGCGCCCGGGTCGCGGACGCGCTCAACGCCGCCGGCTACACCGCCGACACCATGACCGGGGGCATGACGGACTGGCAGGCCGCCGGCCTGCCGGTCCGCTAA
- a CDS encoding sulfite exporter TauE/SafE family protein, producing MSLALAATLLLSVVIGLSLGLLGGGGSILTVPILTYVAGLDPKEAIAASLFVVGATSAASSIAHARKGRVKWRTGLVFGAAGMGGAFAGGLLGGHIPGTILMIAFALMMVATSLAMIRGRKNKTAATHNSELPVFKVIIEGLIVGLVTGLVGAGGGFLVVPALALLGGLSMPVAVGTSLVVIAMKSFAGLGGYLTIVSLDWGLVAGVTATAIVGSVIGSRLAGHIPEAALRKAFGIFVLAMGVFVLVQELPAPANTIVVITAAVLAAAAITCRYAVPACPLRRVPATAL from the coding sequence ATGAGCCTCGCCCTTGCGGCCACCCTGCTCCTCTCCGTCGTCATCGGGCTCTCCCTCGGCCTGCTCGGCGGCGGGGGTTCCATCCTCACCGTCCCCATCCTGACGTATGTGGCCGGCCTTGACCCTAAGGAAGCCATCGCGGCTTCCCTGTTCGTGGTCGGCGCGACGTCGGCCGCCAGCTCCATCGCCCACGCCAGGAAAGGCCGTGTGAAGTGGCGCACCGGTCTGGTCTTCGGCGCCGCCGGCATGGGCGGAGCCTTCGCCGGCGGCCTGCTCGGCGGTCACATCCCCGGCACAATCCTGATGATCGCCTTCGCCCTGATGATGGTCGCCACCTCTCTGGCCATGATCCGCGGCCGCAAAAACAAGACCGCAGCCACCCACAACAGCGAGTTGCCCGTCTTCAAGGTGATTATCGAAGGCCTCATCGTGGGGCTCGTCACCGGGCTCGTCGGCGCCGGCGGCGGGTTCCTGGTCGTCCCGGCACTGGCCCTCCTCGGCGGCCTTTCCATGCCCGTCGCCGTCGGTACCTCCCTGGTCGTCATCGCGATGAAATCCTTCGCCGGACTCGGCGGCTACCTCACCATCGTCAGCCTCGACTGGGGCCTCGTCGCCGGGGTTACCGCGACCGCCATCGTCGGATCGGTCATCGGTTCCCGCCTCGCCGGCCACATCCCCGAAGCGGCCCTGCGCAAAGCCTTCGGCATCTTCGTCCTGGCCATGGGTGTCTTCGTCCTCGTCCAGGAACTCCCCGCACCCGCGAACACCATCGTCGTCATCACCGCCGCGGTGCTGGCCGCCGCTGCCATCACCTGCCGCTACGCGGTTCCGGCCTGCCCCCTCCGCAGAGTCCCGGCAACGGCCCTGTAG
- a CDS encoding MBL fold metallo-hydrolase — protein MEVITIETPQLGDRTYLVHDGEVGLVIDPQRDTDRIDKAVSDAGVRITHVAETHIHNDYVTGGLQLAKDHGAAYLVNAADDVPYSRQPISDGETVHAGKLTLKAVATPGHTHHHLSYIVTDGDQQAVFSGGSLLYGSVGRTDLVSEEDTVPLTHPQYASVRRLAQEADKDAGLYPTHGFGSFCSSGPASGAESSTIGEQLRDNHALTDPDEDHFVRELIHNLTAYPSYYAHMAPINMAGPTPPNLEVPGSLAADELQSRLEQGEWVVDLRNRVAFANTHLSGSVSFEYGDGTKFTAFLGWGLPWNEQLTLVGERRDVENAIRDLSRIGIDNPDAAIGAAPEELAPEAPVSSYDSVSWKEVQGKPESDTILDVRRSDEFEQSHIEGAVNVPLHDLLRRMDEVPAGRLWVHCGSGYRASVAASLLQRDGCNVVHIDAKFNDAEKSGLKLAENQH, from the coding sequence ATGGAGGTAATCACGATCGAAACGCCCCAGCTGGGCGACCGCACTTATCTGGTCCACGACGGCGAAGTAGGCCTGGTCATTGACCCCCAGCGGGACACCGACCGGATAGACAAGGCCGTCTCCGATGCGGGTGTGCGGATCACGCATGTCGCCGAGACCCACATCCATAACGACTACGTCACCGGCGGACTGCAGCTTGCCAAAGACCATGGCGCGGCGTACCTGGTCAACGCAGCAGATGACGTCCCGTACAGCCGGCAGCCGATCTCAGACGGCGAAACGGTGCACGCCGGGAAACTGACCCTCAAAGCCGTCGCCACTCCCGGTCATACCCACCACCACCTGTCCTACATCGTCACGGACGGCGACCAGCAGGCGGTCTTCTCCGGCGGCAGCCTGCTCTACGGCTCGGTGGGCCGCACCGACCTGGTCAGCGAGGAAGACACCGTCCCGCTCACCCACCCCCAGTACGCCTCCGTGCGGCGGCTCGCGCAGGAGGCGGACAAGGACGCGGGACTCTATCCGACACACGGCTTCGGCTCCTTCTGCTCCTCAGGTCCTGCCAGCGGAGCCGAATCCTCCACCATCGGCGAGCAGCTGCGGGACAACCACGCCCTGACCGATCCCGACGAGGACCACTTCGTCCGCGAACTCATCCACAATCTCACGGCCTACCCCTCCTACTACGCGCACATGGCGCCCATCAACATGGCCGGCCCCACACCACCAAACCTGGAGGTGCCAGGTTCCTTGGCAGCGGACGAGCTGCAGTCGCGACTGGAGCAGGGAGAGTGGGTCGTGGACCTGCGGAACCGGGTCGCCTTTGCCAACACCCACCTCAGCGGCAGCGTCAGCTTCGAGTACGGCGACGGCACCAAATTCACCGCCTTCCTCGGCTGGGGCCTGCCCTGGAACGAACAGCTGACGCTCGTGGGTGAACGCCGGGACGTCGAAAACGCCATCCGGGACCTCTCCCGCATCGGTATCGACAACCCGGACGCGGCCATCGGCGCCGCACCGGAAGAACTCGCACCCGAGGCACCCGTCTCGTCCTATGACAGCGTCAGTTGGAAGGAAGTACAAGGAAAACCGGAGAGCGACACCATCCTGGACGTCAGGCGCAGCGACGAATTCGAACAATCCCACATCGAAGGGGCGGTCAACGTCCCGCTGCACGATCTACTCCGGCGCATGGATGAAGTGCCCGCCGGACGGCTGTGGGTGCACTGCGGCTCGGGCTACCGCGCCTCTGTCGCGGCAAGTCTCCTGCAGCGCGACGGCTGCAACGTCGTCCACATCGACGCCAAGTTCAACGACGCGGAAAAATCCGGACTCAAACTCGCAGAAAACCAGCACTGA
- a CDS encoding DUF4193 domain-containing protein, with protein sequence MATDYDEVRADVKESQEKSLEALQSANAPSARSVTLELDEADGLDGAGVPGGEFIAEELNVQVIPQADDEFTCYSCFLVRHRSQIARQQGTHAYCKDCEA encoded by the coding sequence GTGGCAACCGATTACGACGAGGTTCGTGCCGACGTCAAGGAGTCCCAGGAAAAGTCCTTGGAGGCACTGCAGTCCGCAAATGCACCGAGCGCCCGCAGTGTCACCCTGGAACTGGATGAGGCAGACGGCCTGGACGGGGCCGGCGTTCCCGGCGGCGAATTCATCGCCGAGGAGCTCAACGTCCAGGTCATCCCGCAGGCCGACGACGAATTCACCTGCTACTCCTGCTTCCTCGTCAGGCACCGCTCCCAGATCGCCCGGCAGCAGGGCACCCATGCTTACTGCAAAGACTGCGAAGCCTAA
- a CDS encoding DUF72 domain-containing protein, whose protein sequence is MSIRIGTSGWSYAHWDHVLYPGGTLSRDRLGHYVRRFDTVELNASFYRWPRDGTFAGWRRRLPNGFALSVKAPRGLTHAKKLYAPELWIQRIKSSWHELADKRAVLLVQLPPGMERDDARLGYFLDRLPGWIRVTVEFRHASWHHPDIYALLAHHGAAYCIMSGANLPCVLEATAPFVYVRLHGPDHNHLYAGSYSDQDLGWWAGRIREWDAGGKDIFVYFNNDGHGHAVHNAATLRHFLGQD, encoded by the coding sequence TTGAGCATCCGAATCGGCACCTCCGGTTGGAGCTATGCCCACTGGGACCACGTCCTGTACCCGGGCGGCACCTTATCCCGGGACCGCCTGGGCCATTACGTGCGCCGGTTCGACACCGTTGAGCTGAACGCCAGCTTCTACCGTTGGCCGCGCGATGGCACGTTCGCCGGTTGGCGGCGCCGGCTCCCCAACGGATTCGCCCTTTCGGTCAAAGCACCCCGTGGGCTCACCCACGCCAAGAAGCTCTACGCGCCGGAGCTTTGGATCCAGCGGATCAAGTCCTCCTGGCACGAGCTGGCCGACAAGCGCGCCGTCCTGCTGGTGCAGCTGCCGCCGGGCATGGAACGAGACGATGCCCGTCTCGGCTACTTCCTGGACCGGCTACCGGGATGGATCCGGGTCACTGTCGAGTTCCGGCACGCCAGCTGGCACCACCCGGACATATACGCGCTGCTGGCACACCACGGCGCCGCTTACTGCATCATGAGTGGTGCCAACCTACCGTGCGTCCTGGAAGCCACGGCGCCTTTCGTCTACGTGCGCTTACACGGCCCCGACCACAACCATCTCTATGCCGGGTCCTACTCCGATCAGGACCTAGGCTGGTGGGCGGGGAGGATCCGCGAATGGGACGCCGGCGGGAAAGACATCTTCGTGTATTTCAACAACGACGGCCATGGGCACGCCGTCCACAACGCAGCCACGCTGCGCCACTTCCTCGGCCAAGACTGA
- a CDS encoding MarR family winged helix-turn-helix transcriptional regulator, whose product MPDLNNWPTPRLLSTAARLVEHAWNEKLASLGLTHAGVIALEVLDGEGPLAQAQLAAKVRVQAQTMGKTLSRLEAHGHITRVRNQADRRSQQVAVSELGQTALQQARELERNLTPGGEVGVEELRDRLAAVIRRLGSTRWGGDIPDTMPMAADERLPDKS is encoded by the coding sequence ATGCCGGATTTAAACAACTGGCCGACGCCACGGTTGCTGTCAACTGCCGCGCGATTGGTCGAGCATGCTTGGAATGAAAAGCTCGCCTCCCTGGGGCTGACCCATGCGGGCGTCATCGCGCTGGAAGTCCTCGACGGTGAAGGGCCTCTGGCGCAGGCCCAACTCGCTGCCAAAGTACGTGTGCAGGCGCAGACAATGGGGAAGACCCTGTCCAGGCTGGAGGCGCATGGGCACATTACGCGCGTTCGCAACCAAGCTGACAGGCGGTCGCAGCAGGTAGCTGTTTCCGAATTGGGCCAGACGGCGCTTCAACAGGCTCGGGAGCTTGAACGGAACCTGACTCCCGGCGGGGAAGTCGGAGTAGAGGAACTGCGCGACCGGCTGGCGGCAGTGATTCGACGGCTCGGTTCCACGCGTTGGGGCGGGGACATTCCGGACACCATGCCGATGGCGGCTGACGAGCGTCTGCCAGACAAGAGCTGA
- the bcp gene encoding thioredoxin-dependent thiol peroxidase, with product MAERLTSGDDAPAFTLQDSTGNNVSLTDFRGRNVVVYFYPAASTPGCTKEACDFRDNIASLQGAGYDVVGISPDPLPKLVKFTEKEELNFPLLSDEDHSVAESYGAWGEKKNYGKTYEGLIRSTIVVGPEGKISLAQYNVRATGHVAKLRRDLGLD from the coding sequence ATGGCCGAACGATTGACTTCAGGCGACGACGCCCCCGCTTTTACACTGCAGGATTCCACCGGGAACAATGTCTCCCTGACTGATTTCCGCGGCCGCAACGTCGTCGTCTATTTCTACCCTGCGGCATCCACGCCAGGCTGCACCAAGGAAGCCTGCGATTTCCGCGACAACATCGCTTCGCTGCAGGGAGCCGGTTACGACGTGGTCGGGATCTCGCCCGATCCGCTTCCGAAACTCGTAAAGTTCACAGAAAAGGAAGAACTGAACTTCCCGCTACTCTCCGACGAGGACCACTCGGTTGCCGAGTCTTACGGCGCCTGGGGTGAGAAGAAGAACTACGGGAAGACCTACGAGGGGCTGATCCGCTCCACTATCGTCGTGGGCCCTGAGGGCAAGATCTCGTTGGCACAGTACAACGTTCGGGCTACGGGACACGTAGCGAAACTGCGCCGGGACCTTGGGCTCGACTAA
- a CDS encoding ABC transporter substrate-binding protein: MSFRGTTPGRWRRARRRTAAITAGLAAGALILTGCAESERGATGGNGEDTGVNSTFIFAASSDPKSLDPAFASDGESFRVSRQIFEGLVGVEPGTADPAPLLAESWENSDDGLSYTFQLKEGVKFHDDTAFNAEAVCFNFDRWYNFEGLQQSESVSYYYNSLFRGFSDSPDTAVYDSCEAVSETEVTVNLAQPFAGFIAALSLPAFAMQSPTALKEFNADDIGGSAEAPVLSEYAKAHPVGTGPFKFDSWDVGQQVEVSAFDGYWGEQGQVQKVIFRVLDDPQARRQSLEAGTIDGYDLVAPADTKALADAGFKIINRDPFTILYLGINQEVEALADPLVRQALSHAIDKEALVRQTLPEGTQVASQFIPPIVNGYNEDVPTYEYDPERAKELLAEAGYGDGLTLEFNYPTGVSRPYMPTPEQVFTNLSAQLEEVGITIEAAPDKWSPDYLDRVQGSSDHGIHLLGWTGDYNDTDNFVGVFFGREKPEFGFNNPDLFKALDEARQVSKLEEQTPLYEEINADIAEYIPAIPLAHPAPSLGFAPRVESYPASPVNDEVFNMIKLSE; this comes from the coding sequence ATGTCGTTCAGGGGCACAACACCGGGCAGATGGCGACGCGCACGCCGGCGTACGGCCGCGATAACAGCAGGGCTTGCCGCCGGCGCCCTCATACTGACCGGCTGCGCCGAAAGCGAGCGCGGCGCTACAGGAGGGAACGGAGAGGACACGGGCGTCAACTCCACCTTCATCTTTGCTGCCTCCTCCGACCCGAAGTCCCTCGACCCGGCCTTCGCCAGTGACGGTGAGTCATTCCGTGTCAGCCGCCAAATCTTCGAAGGGCTCGTGGGAGTGGAACCGGGCACCGCTGATCCGGCTCCCTTGCTGGCCGAATCGTGGGAAAATTCCGATGACGGCCTGTCCTACACTTTCCAGCTGAAGGAAGGCGTTAAGTTCCACGACGACACCGCCTTCAACGCCGAAGCAGTCTGTTTCAACTTTGACCGTTGGTACAACTTCGAGGGGCTGCAGCAGTCCGAATCGGTGAGCTACTACTACAACTCGCTGTTCCGGGGGTTTTCGGACAGCCCGGACACTGCCGTTTATGATTCCTGCGAAGCAGTGAGCGAGACGGAAGTGACCGTCAATCTGGCACAGCCATTCGCCGGGTTCATCGCAGCCCTGTCCCTCCCGGCCTTCGCGATGCAGAGTCCGACGGCCCTCAAGGAATTCAACGCCGATGACATCGGCGGGTCAGCCGAAGCCCCGGTCCTGAGCGAGTATGCCAAGGCCCACCCCGTGGGCACAGGGCCGTTCAAGTTCGACAGCTGGGATGTAGGCCAGCAGGTCGAGGTCTCCGCGTTCGACGGCTACTGGGGAGAACAGGGCCAGGTCCAGAAGGTCATCTTCCGGGTCCTGGACGATCCGCAGGCCCGCCGCCAGTCCCTCGAAGCCGGGACCATTGACGGCTATGACCTCGTGGCTCCTGCCGACACTAAAGCGCTGGCAGATGCCGGTTTCAAGATCATCAACCGCGACCCCTTCACAATTCTCTACCTTGGCATCAACCAGGAAGTCGAGGCGCTGGCAGATCCTTTGGTCCGCCAGGCACTGTCGCACGCCATCGACAAGGAAGCCCTGGTGCGGCAGACCCTGCCCGAAGGGACGCAGGTTGCCAGCCAGTTCATCCCGCCGATCGTCAACGGTTACAACGAAGACGTGCCCACGTACGAATACGACCCGGAACGGGCCAAGGAGCTTTTGGCAGAAGCAGGTTATGGCGACGGCTTGACCCTGGAGTTCAACTACCCCACGGGCGTCTCCCGGCCGTACATGCCGACTCCGGAACAGGTCTTCACCAACCTGAGCGCCCAGCTTGAAGAAGTGGGAATCACCATCGAAGCGGCGCCGGACAAGTGGTCTCCCGATTATCTCGACCGGGTCCAGGGCAGCTCTGACCATGGCATCCATCTGCTGGGCTGGACCGGGGACTACAACGACACAGACAATTTTGTCGGTGTCTTCTTCGGCCGGGAGAAGCCAGAGTTCGGTTTCAACAATCCTGACCTATTCAAGGCCTTGGACGAAGCGCGTCAGGTCAGCAAACTGGAAGAGCAGACTCCGCTGTACGAAGAGATCAATGCGGACATCGCGGAGTACATTCCGGCGATCCCGCTGGCACACCCTGCCCCGTCCCTGGGCTTCGCTCCGCGCGTAGAGTCCTACCCGGCCAGCCCGGTCAACGACGAGGTCTTCAACATGATCAAGCTCAGCGAATAG